The DNA sequence CCGTGAACTATCCTTCGGGACCTAACAATATCATGATCCCGCTTGCCACACCCTTCGTCTTTGCCGGAGGAAACCTGGCAATGATGGTCCAACGTCCCATGGACACAGATTATTTCTCGCCCAGCGACTACTTTGACTGTCAAACCGTGGGCACAAACAGAAGCCGTAACGTCCAATCCGACACCACGGTCTATGATCCAACCAATCCTCCCGCAACCGCCACAATTTCCGGTCAGTTCCCCAGGACCACCTTCATGATGGTCGTAGGCGGTATGGGCTCTCTGAATGGAACCGTTTTCGGACCTGGAAACGTGCCGCTTGCCGGTGCCCTCGTCACTGTGCTCAACACCACTTTGACCTTTACTACAGGCGCGGATGGAACATATAACTTCGGCTATGTAAATATCGGAGCACAGCAAGTGACAGCCGCCAAACTCGGTTTTGGCACTGTGACTCACAACGTTACCATCACTGAAAACCAAGCCACCACGCAAAACTTCACTCTGGTTCCGCTGACCCAGGTGACCGTGACCGGACGCATCGTCGGCAGCGATACACCTACAGTTGGTATTGCCGGCGCCACCATTGCTCTCACCGGTTATGCGCCATACAACGCCACCACTAATGCCACTGGAAACTTCACCATCACCGGCGTGTATGCCAGCCAGACCTATAACTATGTCGCCACTGCGACCGGCTACCAACCCGCCACGGGTCAAGCCGTAGTCGGCACCGTCAACTTGAACATGGGCGACGTCATCGTCAACGAAATGGCTTATCCACCCTACGCGGTGCAAGCCGTTGAAAACGCCACCTTCACCCAGGTGAATCTCACTTGGCAGCCTCCAGCAGGCGGCGCGGCGGGAATCACACAAGATTTCGAAGCAACAACCTTCCCACCTACCGGTTGGAGCCAGGTCATCACCGATACCAGCGCTCCCGGAACCACCGGCGTCGCTCCCACCTGGTGTCGCTTCGGAACGGTCGCTATGACCCCTCCCGTGCCACCGCACGGCGGAGCTTGGCAGACCGGTTTGTGGTGGAGCTATAACCATCAGGATGAATGGCTCATCACTCCGCAATTTGCCTGCCCACCCAATGCCAATCTGACCTTCTGGAGTTATGTGTTCCTTGGCAGCACCAATCAGGATCACTATTATGTGAAAATCTCCACAAACAACGGCAGCACCTGGACAACCCTATGGGATGCCACTGCTCTCACCGGAGGCTGGAACTATTATACCACCCCGATCAACATAAACCTGAACGCCTATGCCGGACAGCAGATCAAGATTTCCTGGCATGCTGTGGACGGACCCGCCAATGACGGTCTGTGGTATGTGTGGTTTATGGACGACATTTCCATCGGCTCTCCTGCCGGTGTGATGCAGTTCCCTGCAGATTCCTTCACCACCAAAAGCGCTGGTGAAAACCAAGGCTTTGCCATGAATGTGACCCCTGGCTTACCAGTTAGCCGCGCCATGGTCAACAACCCCAGATTGCAGGAACCCGTCCTTGAGATCAACGAGCCCAGCAACTCCGATCGCGTCCTGCTCGGCTACAGAGTGTGGCGTCTTCTGGCTGCCAACCAAGCCAACGAATCCCTGTGGACTCAGCTCACTCCTGCCAACATCACCCCCACCAACTACACAGACACCACCTGGGGACCTCTTCCCTCCGGAGTCTATAAATATGCCGTGAAAGCGGTCTATACAAACAGCGTGATGTCCATCCCCGCTTTCTCAAACGAAATCCATAAAGGCATGATGGGTATCCTCACCGGAACGGTCACCGTGTTTGACAGTACCACACCGATAGCCGGCGCAATCATCACTGCCGGCACCTATAGCGGAACCTCAAACGCCGCCGGCGTTTACAACATCTCCATCTATGCCGGAACCTACAACGTCACCTGCGCCAAACCCGGATATCAGACCGTCACGCAAAACAACGTCGTGATCGTTGGTCAACAGACTACCACCCAAAACTTCGCGCTCACCGAGATCACTCTCCCTGTGACCGGAGTGCTGGCTGCGATCGCAGGAAACAACGTGAACGTCACCTGGAATGCTCCCGGCACCGGTGGCGGCGCATGGATCAATTATGATAGCGGCGAAAACAACGACAGCATCGGCACCAACGGTGTGGCAAACTTTGACGTCGCCATCCGCTTCCCTCCGTCCGCTCTCACAAACTACGTCGGCATGAGCCTCTATGCTCTGAAACTGTGGCCTGCCCAAGCGGGCACCTTCACAGCCAAAGTCTGGACCGGAGGAACTGCTACCGCTCCCGCAACCATGGCTCACTCCCAAGCCTTCACACCCGTGCTTGATACCTATAACACAGTGGTCTTGAGCCAGCCCATCGCCATCACCGGTTCCGATGAACTCTGGTTTGGCTATAACTGCAACGTGACCACCGGATATCCCGCCGGTTGCGATGCTGGTCCTGCAATCACCGGCTTCGGAAACATGATCTACTGGCAAAATGCCTGGACTACTCTGCTTGCCCTTGCTCCGAGCTTGAACTATAACTGGAACATCCAGGGCTACGTGGGATATTCAGCTCCCACCGCGGCTCCTGCGATCAGTCCGATCAGCCTCAAATCCGCCTTCCCAGGACAACACAGCAATATGGACCGCCCCCTCGTCGGGTACAAGGTCTGGCGTCTGCTGCAAGGACAGGAAGGAAATGAAACTCTCTGGACTTCGCTCACCCCGAATGCCATCAGCGCCACTGCCTATCAGGATACTGGTTGGGGACCGCTGCCCGCAGGCATGTATAAATGGGCTGTGAAAGCCGAATACACCGGCGGCGCGATGTCCATACCCGCATTCTCCAACGCTCTGCAGAAAGTTGTCACGATCGGCACCATCGCCGGTGTCGTTCGCACTATGACAAACGTTGCGATCTCAGGCGCCACCGTGACGGTCGGAACCGTGACCGCTACCACCAACGCCGGCGGAGCATACAGCATGCAGGTTTTGGCAGGAACTCACACCGTGACCGCCAGCCACCCGAACTACTCCCCCGTCTCACAGACCGGAGTAGTAGTCGTGACTGGACAGACCACCACCGTGAACTTCCAGCTTCCCGCCAGCATAAACATCCTGGTGGACGGCTTTGAGACCTATGCAAACTTCGCGCTCACCTTCGCGCCATGGACTCTCGTGGACGTCGATCAAAGCCCCACCTACACCATTGCCAATACCACATGGCCAAATGCCGGAGAAGCGATGTCTTACATCATCTTCGTGCCTTCCGCCACGACCCCGCCCGTCACAGACGCTGCACCTCACGGCGGAATCAAGATGGCTGCCTGTTTCGCTGCCACTAACCCTACCTCTAGCCCTCTGAACAACGACTGGATGATCACTCCGCAGTTGCCGGCAAACGCCAATCAAGTCAAGTTCTGGGCAAGATCCTATACCGCACTGTATGGACTTGAAAGAATGAAGGTCGGCGTTTCCACCACCGGAACCAACCCCAACAACTTCACTATCATCAGCGGCGCCCAATACATTTCGGTGCCGGTCGCATGGACTGAATATACCTACAACGTCAGCAGCTATACGCAGCCGTTTTATGTGGGTATTCAGTGCGTTTCGGCGGATGCGTTCATCCTCTTCGTGGATGATGTTCTCATCACCGGCGGCGTTTCCAATGACGACAACTCTGTTCCCGTGGTTGCCACCGAGCTGCACAACAACTTCCCGAATCCCTTCAATCCGGAGACCACCATTTCCTTCGGCGTGAGGGATGCCTCCTTGGTCACCATCGATATCTACAACGTAAAAGGACAGCTTGTCAAAACCCTCTTGAACGAAATCAAAGAAAGCGGAAATCATTCCGTCATCTGGAGAGGAACAGACAACAACAACCGTGCCGTATCCAGCGGTGTTTATTACTACAAAATGAGCGCCGGCAAATACAGCAGCACCAAAAAAATGATTCTGATGAAGTAATTCGTCGGAACGATAAGAACCGTGAAGCCCCGGATTGTTCGCAGTCCGGGGCTTTTTTTTGGGGTGGAAAGGTATGCCTGTAGCGCAGCATACCGATGCTGCGAAGGATGTGAGGTTCAAGTGAATGGGTGAACAGGTGAACATCTCTCACCTTTCCACCTCCGCAGCATCGGCATGCTGCGCTACAGGGCACCTTTCCCGAGAGCATTACGGAGTCAATACGGACTTAGTCCGTAATGAGTCCGTATTGATTCCGTAATGCTAAGGGGGAAGAAACGGATTGAGTGAACCCGTCATTCCAGCGAAGGAATCCAGTCTTTGACTTAAAACACATCCTGTAAAGGAGTTAAAGCTTCTGTTGGATGTCAACGGCGGAATTTTGGGTTAAAGCGAAGTCTCAATTCGTTCCTCCGCGTTCCATATCGGAGATTGTTCTTGACAGCCATCCCCCCTTTACCAAAATGAACCTCATACAGGGGTGCTGGACATCGTCCGGCTGAGATAATACCCTTCGAACCTGATCCGGATAATACCGGCGTAGGAAAGTAAACACCGCAAAATGCGATTATTCACTTCCCTCGAAGGTCAAATCTTAGCAATCCCCCCTGAAAATATATCAAGGGGAAAATAGCATGGAACATCAGATTTCATCCGCCATCGTAAAAGGCTGGTTTGCAAAGCTGCAAGCGCATTTGCAGACCGATGTAGTAATCGTGGGAGCAGGTCCCTCAGGCTTGGTTTGCGCTGCCGAGCTTGCCGCCAAAGGGATCAAAACCGCAGTTTTTGAAAAGAAACTTGCTCCAGGAGGTGGGATGTGGGGAGGAGCGATGCTCTTCAATCAGATCGTTGTCCAAACCGCGGCTATCCCAATTCTGGAAAAATACGGAATCGGCTATTTTGAAGCATCACCGGGGATCTATCTCGTTGACGCAGTGGAAGCTACCTCCGCTTTGATCTACCATGCCGCCAAAGCCGGAGCCGCCATCTTCACCGGTATCAGTGTGGAAGATATCGTCATGGAAAATAACGCGGTTAGCGGTGTCGTGATCAATTGGACGCCGGTGTCTCTCACCAAAATGCACGTTGACCCTCTGACCATCTCTGCCAAAGCGGTTTTGGACGGAACAGGACACCCTTGCGAAATTGTCTCGATACTAACCAATAAAAACCATGTCGAGCTTGATCTTCCCTCCAAAATAGTGCTCTATGAGAAATCCATGAACGCCGCAGAAGGCGAAAAAGCATGCGTGGAGCACACCGGAGCGGTGTATCCCGGTCTCTTTGTTTCAGGAATGGCGGCTTGCGGAGTGAGCGGAAGCAACAGAATGGGACCTATCTTTGGTGGAATGCTGCTATCAGGGGTGAAGGCTGCCGAAATCATCGCCGGAGCAATCTCAAAGGGATAGTTCATGCGGGATTTTGGACTCTATATCGTAATCACCGATCCCATTCTGGAATATGAGAGCTTTTGCGAAATCTGCGTGAGAGAAGAGGTGCCGATGCTTCAGTTGCGAGAGAAACGTATGCGGGACAAAGATTTGCTGCTCCTGACAAAAAGGCTGAAAGCTGCTACCAAGGGATCAAACACCAAGCTGATAATCAACGACAGAGCTGATATTTGCCTCATGGCTGAGACCGATGGTCTTCATCTTGGTTCCGATGATCTGCCCTGGCAGGAAACGCTTTCTCTGCTGCCGGATAAATCAATCATCGGCGTTTCCACTCACAGCGTGGCGGAAGCGACAAACCTGATCGAGCTCTGCAAATCCGCTCACGTAGTTCCAAAGCCGGATTATATGAGCTTTGGCCCCATCTATCCCACTCCCGCGAAAGCGATCCCCGATGCCGCACTCGGCACTGGATTGCTAAAGCAGATGATCCAAATCGCGCCCCTTCCGCTTATCGCGATTGGGGGCATCTTTCCCTTCAATCTCAATGAGGTTTTAGCTGCCGGAGCACGTAACATAGCCATGATCCGGCATTTTACCCGATCCAGGGAGAAGGCGGAATTAACCGATAAAATCCGTGCAGTCATGACCATGATCAAGGAGAAAACACAATGACCCAATTACAAGCCGCTCAAATAGGTAATCTCACCCCGGAACTGTTCAAAGTAGCCGAGCAGGAAAACATCGACACCGAAAAGCTGCGCAGCCTCGTGGCATCCGGCAAAGTGGTGATTCCGCACAACAAAAACCGAAACGCCATCCCCACCGGCATCGGCAAGTATCTTTCCACCAAGATCAATGCCAACATCGGCACCTCCGCTCTGGCATGCAACATGGAGACGGAAATCGCCAAACTTCGCCTTTGCAAGGAGTTCGGAGCTCACAGCGTGATGGATCTTTCCACCGGCGGAGATCTATCCGCCATTCGCAAAATCATGCTCCGGGAAACCGATCTCATCTTTGGCACCGTTCCCATCTATGCGGTAGCCTCAATGCTTCAGCAAAAGCAGCAGAATATCACCGGTTTCGAGCCTGAAATGCTCTTTGAAGAAATCGAAACCCAAGCAATTCAGGGAGTGGACTTTATCACCGTGCATGCCGGAATCAACCAATGGTCGCTTGCCGCCCATCAAAAAGATCAACGTTTGCTGGGAATCGTGAGCCGCGGAGGTTCGCTGCTCAAACGCT is a window from the Candidatus Cloacimonadaceae bacterium genome containing:
- a CDS encoding thiamine phosphate synthase; protein product: MRDFGLYIVITDPILEYESFCEICVREEVPMLQLREKRMRDKDLLLLTKRLKAATKGSNTKLIINDRADICLMAETDGLHLGSDDLPWQETLSLLPDKSIIGVSTHSVAEATNLIELCKSAHVVPKPDYMSFGPIYPTPAKAIPDAALGTGLLKQMIQIAPLPLIAIGGIFPFNLNEVLAAGARNIAMIRHFTRSREKAELTDKIRAVMTMIKEKTQ
- a CDS encoding sulfide-dependent adenosine diphosphate thiazole synthase — encoded protein: MEHQISSAIVKGWFAKLQAHLQTDVVIVGAGPSGLVCAAELAAKGIKTAVFEKKLAPGGGMWGGAMLFNQIVVQTAAIPILEKYGIGYFEASPGIYLVDAVEATSALIYHAAKAGAAIFTGISVEDIVMENNAVSGVVINWTPVSLTKMHVDPLTISAKAVLDGTGHPCEIVSILTNKNHVELDLPSKIVLYEKSMNAAEGEKACVEHTGAVYPGLFVSGMAACGVSGSNRMGPIFGGMLLSGVKAAEIIAGAISKG
- a CDS encoding carboxypeptidase regulatory-like domain-containing protein, whose translation is MKRLSLLLVMIITVCLSYAGIDDFYTFNATTGTYNTITGTAVPSIHVDDALSAAIPLGFTFAYGENSFTEIKISSNGWVGIGTAQTLNNLTNVLASTTIRPVIAPLWDDLHMGSGTVQYLLSGTAPNRIFTVQFTDAKWNYSATNQFSFQARIYETGKIDMVYGPSTGTPAAASASIGINMAPGGSGWYYSVTPSATATASMTAENIAVATFPLQGTIYEFNPVVSAANDLAALSITGATGPSVGIPSIYTISVRNRGSNPQTTYLVKLFSGTNVELGSVAGTAIAPNEILTFNMPWTPTVTGPASLYGKVVLAGDQNPANDQTPLLNIVVQAAGVVAHTVGNGGQAARLPVDMYWMNSLFQTIYQSSEMNVGGLITELRFYNNFVTPLQNKPTKIWLAVTTQTNLTAGWIPSTQMTLVFDGTVNYPSGPNNIMIPLATPFVFAGGNLAMMVQRPMDTDYFSPSDYFDCQTVGTNRSRNVQSDTTVYDPTNPPATATISGQFPRTTFMMVVGGMGSLNGTVFGPGNVPLAGALVTVLNTTLTFTTGADGTYNFGYVNIGAQQVTAAKLGFGTVTHNVTITENQATTQNFTLVPLTQVTVTGRIVGSDTPTVGIAGATIALTGYAPYNATTNATGNFTITGVYASQTYNYVATATGYQPATGQAVVGTVNLNMGDVIVNEMAYPPYAVQAVENATFTQVNLTWQPPAGGAAGITQDFEATTFPPTGWSQVITDTSAPGTTGVAPTWCRFGTVAMTPPVPPHGGAWQTGLWWSYNHQDEWLITPQFACPPNANLTFWSYVFLGSTNQDHYYVKISTNNGSTWTTLWDATALTGGWNYYTTPININLNAYAGQQIKISWHAVDGPANDGLWYVWFMDDISIGSPAGVMQFPADSFTTKSAGENQGFAMNVTPGLPVSRAMVNNPRLQEPVLEINEPSNSDRVLLGYRVWRLLAANQANESLWTQLTPANITPTNYTDTTWGPLPSGVYKYAVKAVYTNSVMSIPAFSNEIHKGMMGILTGTVTVFDSTTPIAGAIITAGTYSGTSNAAGVYNISIYAGTYNVTCAKPGYQTVTQNNVVIVGQQTTTQNFALTEITLPVTGVLAAIAGNNVNVTWNAPGTGGGAWINYDSGENNDSIGTNGVANFDVAIRFPPSALTNYVGMSLYALKLWPAQAGTFTAKVWTGGTATAPATMAHSQAFTPVLDTYNTVVLSQPIAITGSDELWFGYNCNVTTGYPAGCDAGPAITGFGNMIYWQNAWTTLLALAPSLNYNWNIQGYVGYSAPTAAPAISPISLKSAFPGQHSNMDRPLVGYKVWRLLQGQEGNETLWTSLTPNAISATAYQDTGWGPLPAGMYKWAVKAEYTGGAMSIPAFSNALQKVVTIGTIAGVVRTMTNVAISGATVTVGTVTATTNAGGAYSMQVLAGTHTVTASHPNYSPVSQTGVVVVTGQTTTVNFQLPASINILVDGFETYANFALTFAPWTLVDVDQSPTYTIANTTWPNAGEAMSYIIFVPSATTPPVTDAAPHGGIKMAACFAATNPTSSPLNNDWMITPQLPANANQVKFWARSYTALYGLERMKVGVSTTGTNPNNFTIISGAQYISVPVAWTEYTYNVSSYTQPFYVGIQCVSADAFILFVDDVLITGGVSNDDNSVPVVATELHNNFPNPFNPETTISFGVRDASLVTIDIYNVKGQLVKTLLNEIKESGNHSVIWRGTDNNNRAVSSGVYYYKMSAGKYSSTKKMILMK